A genomic region of Rhipicephalus sanguineus isolate Rsan-2018 chromosome 1, BIME_Rsan_1.4, whole genome shotgun sequence contains the following coding sequences:
- the LOC119372605 gene encoding ras-related protein Rab-30: MASTKLPEQKVILCGEYGVGKSSLFRRFTTNTFVASNDRSSTLGLDHFDKVYKVAGRDLKLQLWDTGGMERVASVTSSYYKFAEAAVLVFSLDNPDSFNILSQHLLDIVSYAENAKIFLCGNKVDLVGRIYVSEADIEAFCEQCHNLISGVYRTSCKTGQGIEEMFTDIARQLVMSCRVKDLDDVAKDSFKVTQPEETQESCSC, from the exons ATGGCATCAACAAAGCTACCTGAACAGAAAGTTATCCTCTGTGGAGAGTACGGCGTTGGGAAGAGTTCGCTATTTCGTAGGTTCACGACTAACACTTTCGTTGCAAGCAACGATCGAAGCTCCACGCTTGGTTTAGACCACTTTGACAAAGTCTATAAAGTTGCGGGACGGGATCTCAAG CTGCAGCTCTGGGACACTGGGGGCATGGAGCGTGTGGCATCCGTCACGTCCAGCTACTACAAGTTTGCCGAGGCAGCCGTGTTGGTGTTTAGCCTGGACAATCCCGACTCATTCAACATCTTGTCACAGCATCTGCTGGACATCGTAAGCTATGCTGAGAATGCAAAGATCTTTCTCTGTGGAAACAAAGTTGACTTAGTAGGCCGCATATACGTCTCTGAAGCAGATATAGAAGCCTTCTGTGAGCAGTGCCACAACCTCATCAGTGGGGTTTACCGCACTTCATGTAAAACTGGTCAAGGCATCGAGGAGATGTTCACAGACATTGCACGGCAGCTTGTTATGTCTTGCAGAGTGAAGGATTTGGATGATGTGGCCAAAGACTCTTTCAAGGTCACCCAGCCAGAAGAAACACAGGAATCGTGTAGTTGCTAG